In Stieleria varia, one genomic interval encodes:
- a CDS encoding DUF1571 domain-containing protein, translating into MCQRPTRYHWLLVFCAALLAPAGSAAEPSSTQKHQADDDRASSDLSCFEDLQVAGECIGKCRIDEIHSELSTAYDDYQNDVKDYTALLIKREKLGGKLSPRQFAKIKVREPKQTDEGSEVPLSVYMKFYRPQTLAGREILFVEDQRDGLMLARKGGMVFANYTQALPTDHPFAKAESNYLVTDTCVNIMFQTALDQLRCHANSADCELSEFERKSIKGKHCRHFELRLHKKADDVPYHFVRFMVDAELRLPIYVATYGWETDASHQTKSGKESEANLDRTLLEEFFLAGLKINVGLGDEDFEADHPDYQFSADPKLAMQD; encoded by the coding sequence ATGTGCCAACGACCAACCAGATACCATTGGCTGCTCGTATTTTGTGCAGCATTGCTCGCCCCGGCTGGCAGCGCAGCCGAACCGAGTTCGACTCAGAAACATCAGGCAGACGATGATCGGGCTTCGTCAGACTTGTCTTGTTTCGAAGACCTGCAAGTGGCAGGCGAATGCATCGGAAAGTGTCGAATCGATGAGATTCACTCGGAACTCTCTACGGCTTACGATGATTACCAAAACGATGTGAAAGACTACACGGCGTTGTTGATCAAACGTGAGAAGCTTGGAGGCAAGCTTTCCCCGCGACAGTTTGCAAAGATCAAGGTTCGCGAGCCGAAGCAGACCGACGAAGGCTCCGAAGTCCCGCTTAGCGTCTACATGAAGTTCTATCGCCCCCAAACGCTCGCGGGACGCGAGATCCTGTTTGTCGAAGACCAACGAGACGGTCTGATGCTGGCACGCAAGGGAGGCATGGTGTTCGCCAACTACACTCAAGCCTTACCGACGGATCATCCATTTGCAAAAGCAGAAAGCAACTATTTGGTGACCGATACCTGCGTCAACATCATGTTCCAAACGGCATTGGATCAGTTGAGGTGCCACGCCAACAGCGCCGATTGCGAGTTGTCAGAGTTCGAAAGGAAATCGATCAAGGGAAAACATTGCCGACACTTTGAACTGAGACTTCATAAGAAGGCGGACGATGTGCCTTATCATTTTGTCCGTTTCATGGTTGACGCTGAGCTTCGATTGCCGATTTACGTCGCTACCTACGGCTGGGAGACTGACGCTTCGCATCAAACGAAGTCTGGTAAAGAGAGTGAGGCAAATCTTGACCGCACACTTTTGGAAGAATTCTTCTTGGCCGGCCTCAAAATCAATGTCGGGCTGGGCGACGAGGACTTTGAAGCAGATCATCCGGACTACCAATTCTCTGCCGACCCCAAGCTGGCCATGCAGGATTGA
- a CDS encoding toll/interleukin-1 receptor domain-containing protein: MTFRVFLSYKSQDSNLARHVASWLRHNQIECWFAEDQIPLEGQEDFKAIVDQIAKGITQATHVLVFSSDLYVQADWCQIEFQLLRACDLLSSKSAAEIRLAPRDAAHLAQDSLERMWNHPQIGDVPRMNSRSDRILDLQKLERFLRVDCGWPLPETMQRLVTEPDLESVPVHLPFLGLSIRLPGWKARDIGIRHLGEDFEFSQSFVRDVNGIVDLEIRANRFPRNSSPFDNDGTSDDLDLRRDAYAMAKYFQSQLPANQLRHVTILGIHLVFIGSRSHFAISFAAARSGGPLVAYRKYVLVLWDEQTSFHYELVFTFCVHGPPERLRSLEPMLESIIQSFRYSESAMQTFRMVNQDFVREPPLDPSRFQHPISNTSGSVLSRFESPSGFFEPLPPATDSRNFLQRLANMPEQTDVAFSELGGWHRFSKYIRNPQVKP, translated from the coding sequence ATGACGTTTCGAGTATTCCTCAGCTACAAATCTCAGGACAGCAACCTTGCCCGGCATGTCGCTTCCTGGCTTCGCCACAACCAGATAGAGTGCTGGTTCGCCGAAGACCAGATTCCGTTGGAAGGACAAGAAGATTTTAAGGCAATTGTGGACCAAATCGCCAAAGGGATCACTCAGGCGACGCACGTGCTCGTTTTCTCCAGCGATTTGTATGTTCAAGCTGACTGGTGTCAGATCGAGTTTCAACTCCTGAGAGCGTGTGACTTGCTCTCGTCAAAATCGGCAGCAGAGATACGACTAGCGCCGAGGGACGCTGCCCATCTCGCACAAGACTCTCTTGAGCGAATGTGGAATCATCCGCAGATCGGTGACGTACCCAGGATGAATTCGCGATCCGATCGAATACTGGATTTACAGAAGTTAGAGAGATTTTTGAGAGTGGATTGTGGCTGGCCTCTTCCAGAGACAATGCAAAGACTCGTCACAGAGCCCGATCTTGAATCAGTCCCGGTTCATTTACCTTTCCTGGGGCTCAGCATCCGCTTGCCAGGGTGGAAAGCAAGAGACATTGGAATTCGGCACCTTGGAGAGGATTTTGAATTCTCGCAGAGTTTCGTACGCGATGTGAACGGAATAGTCGATCTTGAAATACGCGCAAATCGCTTTCCAAGAAATTCGTCTCCGTTTGATAATGACGGCACGTCTGACGATCTTGACCTTCGGCGTGATGCCTATGCGATGGCCAAGTATTTCCAAAGCCAGTTGCCAGCGAATCAATTGCGACACGTCACGATTCTCGGCATTCACCTGGTATTCATCGGTAGTCGAAGCCATTTCGCCATCAGTTTTGCAGCGGCTCGATCTGGAGGACCTCTGGTCGCTTACCGAAAGTACGTTTTGGTGCTCTGGGATGAGCAGACGAGTTTTCACTACGAGCTAGTCTTCACGTTTTGCGTACACGGTCCTCCAGAGCGTCTCCGTTCTCTAGAACCAATGTTGGAATCTATCATCCAATCGTTCCGTTATTCGGAATCCGCAATGCAAACGTTCCGCATGGTCAATCAGGATTTCGTTCGAGAGCCACCGCTAGATCCATCTCGTTTCCAACATCCAATCTCCAACACGTCCGGTAGCGTCTTGTCTCGTTTTGAGTCCCCATCCGGCTTCTTTGAACCATTGCCTCCAGCAACAGATTCACGCAACTTTTTGCAACGGCTGGCAAATATGCCTGAACAAACGGATGTAGCGTTCTCTGAACTGGGCGGATGGCACCGATTCTCCAAGTACATTCGAAATCCGCAGGTCAAACCATGA
- a CDS encoding tetratricopeptide repeat protein, which translates to MNSTDPKYLAAQLVNLAFDDVSRGDFRAAKSKLEKSLQLNERCADAHSEYALVLLKLDQHPKAEFHIMRAIELEPRSPKFWLALAKWHFDIKQFDQASKSVLVAEAIDPNFPSVALAKMHILNARGGSPQSIEALGEQARQIYNQTGKRADGTKLQMGDIERFLTL; encoded by the coding sequence ATGAATTCTACGGACCCTAAATACCTGGCGGCGCAATTGGTAAATTTAGCGTTTGATGATGTCAGTCGTGGTGACTTTCGTGCAGCAAAATCCAAGCTTGAAAAATCGCTGCAACTGAATGAAAGGTGTGCAGATGCGCACAGCGAGTACGCGTTGGTTTTGCTGAAACTGGATCAACATCCGAAAGCCGAGTTTCATATCATGCGAGCGATAGAGCTCGAACCTCGCAGTCCAAAATTCTGGCTGGCGCTTGCAAAGTGGCATTTCGACATCAAGCAATTCGATCAAGCATCCAAGTCTGTCTTGGTAGCGGAAGCCATTGATCCGAACTTTCCCTCCGTTGCTCTGGCCAAGATGCATATTCTGAATGCACGCGGTGGCTCTCCGCAATCGATCGAAGCGTTGGGCGAACAAGCACGGCAGATCTACAATCAAACGGGAAAGCGTGCCGACGGAACCAAGTTGCAGATGGGAGACATCGAACGATTCCTAACGCTGTGA